The genomic window TACTTGGGTGCAACTAGTGACATAGCCTTGGCCTGGTTCTGCCGACACTGTCATGTTTCATCGAGTTTTTTGGACGTTTCCACCGTGTGTTGAggctttcaagcattgcaagccatTTATCTCCATTGATAGCACCCACTTATATGGTAAATACGGTGGGACCTTGCTGATGGGCATAGCTCAAGACGGTAACGCAAACATTTTGCCTATTGCATTTGCCATTGTTGAGGGTAGGGGTGTGCATGATCAGGCTCGACCTGAAGatccggcccggtcccgaacactttaggggctatttTAGTGTGATTTTACCGggtttagggccgggtaagggtctcaaaaatagacccggtaattatttcgggtcgggtccggaccATGGCTtgggtcacccgaactcggcccggtggcccggtcatcatacacaattaatattttgtattattagtgatggatgatggctattcttatgtggaatttaagtattgtaaaccttaatattttgtattattagttattataagactataagttaatgttttatatttaaaatgtataatattttagactaatgcataatattgtgttatttgtattgatttaaatatttggtgttattagacaatattagtattgattatggttatactttaattttagagaagatttggttcttgttatatttttctaagtgaattttaccatgtcaaataatggttggagtcttggaaatttggatattttcacatgcttgcttataagaaggtataaaggtaatgtaatgttaacggcccggttttcacccgatttttacccggtataatcgtggctcGAAAGTGTATAGATTTCATCAAGTCTAGGGctgggttcgggtctaataaataggtccggtatatatttcgggccgggtctgggtcacatcaaatccggtttcacccggcccatgcacacccctagttgAGGGTGAGACGAAGGAGGCATGGTCGTTCTTTCTTTCATATCTGCGGCAGCATGTAACACCACAACCCGGAGTCTTAGTGATTTCAGACAGACATAAATCCATTGATGGTGCACTAAACGCCGAGAGAAGTTTATGGAAACCACCGCATGCCTTCCAGGCGTTTTGTACAAGACACATTGCAGCCAACTTCATGACTCACTTTAAGAACAAAGACTTGAAGAAGGTTTTGATTAACGCAGTGTATTCGAAGTCGTAGCGTGAGTTCGCTCATTATTTTGGCCGGCTGAAGGGCTAAAATGTAGCAATCACAAACTGACTTGATTAAATGCCTCGGTCACAGTGAGTACAATATGCTGACGAGCCCCGGCCTCCGAGGGATGTGACCCAGAGGGTCTCAGGGACAAGTAGTCTCCAGGTACGGGTCTTGAAAGAGACCCAACCGTCTGGCCAGCATCCTCGGCCCGGTGAGCTGGCAGGCTGACGGGGTTTCTGTCATGGTGAACCTCGTCACCACCTTGCCTCCCTCGGCCTGCACCGCGTCTACCTCTCCCTCTGGCTCTCCCCCGTCCCCTACCTCTCCCTCCTCTAGCAGCTGGCCTTATCTCCGAAAGGTGACCACGACTGATCTAGATCTGGAGCAAGTGGATGGTGAATGGGCAGGTCCTCTGGCATAACCCCAGCCGCCACCAAGTGCTAGTCACCCAGACCGAACAACTCCATGTGCGGCACCAAGTCATATTTGGGAGGGAAGGACGCAGGTCTATACGATGGTGTATATGTAGACAATGGTCAGTCTGAGCATCCCGCAACTCATGCCAGCCACCAAGCAGCTACGGGAACCACTCGCCTTGCCCAAACCGACCATCCAGCCTGTGCATCTCGTCAATGCTCAGTGGCCTGGTCGGAATCTGCTGCAAGCCACCGAACTGACGTACCACCTGGTCCACCTGATGCCACTCGACTATAGGGAAGCAAAGCAGCGGATAGACAACCGCCGCCTCGGCCTCAGCTCTCGCCGGTGGAACTAGACCAATCAGCTGTGGGTCAGCATACGGCGTCCACTCAACCTGTTCACAAAACACAAATAAATGATGGCATTCAAATTTCAAATGCAATaggtattaaattaaaataaatttgtaaTACTTAAATATTTATCAGTTACATTCAGCATCCCAATCCCGTTCAGGATACGCCTGTAATGCCTAAGCCTGCTCTCGCCTCTGGCTTTGTCCGGCCGGTATTGAACCCACATACAATGCCAACCACAATTCCATGTTATAGCTCAATTTCattaactaattaataatttaatgaaGGGTTTTTACAAGTATTTATAATACCTCTCGACCAGGAAAAACCGACGAGTATCAAAGCCATTGGATCGTAGCAGCGGAATATGGTGATAGGCCTAGGACAGCAGTAAGCTAACGCACCCACCCAAATTGCACTGACCATGCTCCGTGGCACGACACATCTGGCAGTACAGCCATGCCAGCACAGCCGAACCCCATGATAACCGGCCACACGTCTCAAGGTCCTTTAGTAGGGGGAGCCACCTGATGTGCACCCGAGAGTCAGATGCATCTGAGAATAGGATACCTCTATCAACTGCATGATGTACCCTCTCATGTACCTCAACAGGTGCTCCTCTATGGCGTCCTGCTCCAGCTCTCTGCAAACCGTGTTGTGGAACCAAGTAAGCTTCACAGTCCATTTGGTTTGTAACTGTCTGTCCTCTACGCTGGGAACAACACCCAGAATCTGCTCATATAATTCCTCAATGGTCCGTCCTTGATGGTGCTGCTCCCACTCACCTATGCATCCACTCACAGATCACCGTCGATCCTGAGTCCTAGCTAATAGGTCACGTCCTGCAGGGTGATAGTCATCTCCCCGCATGGTAGATGAAACGTGTGGGACTCAAGCCTCCACCTCTCTATCAATGCCGAGACAAGTGGCCAGTCGTGCTCGAACTCAACCATATAAGCCACATACTCAAACCCGACTCGTCTAAGATATGACCTAATCTGCTCCGGCGGTCGTGTCATCAAATACCGCATGGTGCGCAAGATCCGAGGTGCCTACCAAacggaaacaaaaaaaaaaagggatggtGAACACATAAAATAACAAGTTCACTAtttattaattacaataaaataaacaaCAGTGAAAAAATTATACCACTTGATCAAGCCTGCCAGCAATGTGCTCAGCCTCGTCCAATCTGTACATCGTATCCTCGTAGCCCAATAATTGCTGCTCCATCTAAACACACTCTAGTAAAATGAAATCACATACACTGAACTTAGTTTCTTTTACGTTaactaaattattaaaaaatatatttaaatctaTAATTGCTTATAAacttactaatttaaattgaaccCAACTACATAACGCCGTCAACTAACACCCTAAACAAtcctaattaataactaattgaaCCCTAAATTTCACTAATTATGTTTTTTTCTAATCTAACTTAACCTAATTAATTATTCTACTAATTACCTTTTAATTCACAACTTAAACTAATTATTCTGACTAAACTAACTAACAATTTACTTTGTTATACTAATTAATTAACATGTTATAGACAATAAACAACAACTGTACTTGAaaacaataacataaaaaatctaactaacatgtaaacagTAAATTCGTAACTCTAATTAACATGCAATCTCTAACTAGTAACTTTATCTAACATATAAACAATAACTCTAATTAAGTTAAAAAAAGTAACTCTAACTAACATATTATTTACTGATCTGAAACTGAGAATATCGTCGACAACAAACTTCACGGACGTCGAAAAGACAGAAAGGAGGAACAAAGTAAATTTGGAGGAGAGATTGGAAAAGAAAGGGACAAATGAAACTGGCCCCACCAAATTTAAATAGTGTTCCGAACTCACCCTAGAATTTGCTAGGATGCGACGAACTTGtcttaattacaaaaaaaaaaatcgtatttcgaaaaataaagttaaaatatCTTGTTTcaagaattaattaatttttttattttatattaaaaaaatcttaaaTATAATGTATAATATCACTTAAAGTGCTACATACAAATTTTGACTctattaacaataaaaataacaaaagaactaatgtaactaatttaaaatctttaaaaaataaatttaattaaaagaatctctcaaaaactaatttaaaaaataaatcatcTCTCAAAAAGAATTTGACAATTTCTTCTCCTATTCACATATATGGAACTTACACTCCAACTTACGAGGTACGAACAATGACAATATACACTTATGTCCTTTGATTTTTCTCATATTATCAAGATTGGCTCTGCGGTAAAAAACTTTTGATAACCATCCTTGTATTAGTCATAAGCACCATTAAGATATAACTAGAAATTTTAATCAGTGTTTCAACTGTGTCAGGTGTCAGTGTGTCACTCCCTTATTTGTCGGTCAATTGCGGGCACCCTTAGCTACCATTCCCTTAGCCATTACAGTTTTGGCCTTCTAAgaatattaacatttattcatctttttgtttctattttagaAACATTATGAATAATGTAAATTAGTAGATATAAATGTTTCTGTAGAATTTCAACACATTTTTTGCGATCATTTTTGTAATCAGAGGNNNNNNGTTCATTCATCACAAATAGAACGGATAAACTCTAGTTAAACTCTAACTAAAGGAGATTATTAGTAGGAGACACACTCTCCAGACAAAAGGCTTTTTGTAAATTCATGTAAAATCTCATACACACTCTGACTAAACTGGCTTACAAAGTCTCCCAACAATGACTGAATGGAAAAGTAGTCATTGTCATTGGGACAAACAAAAGCTATGCCAAAGTTATTATTTTAAGGGACACActttaaataagtaaataaatactaTAGTACTATGTATGTACCATAAGTCCTTTTTATGATTGGTGTCCAATGACCCCCAGCACTCTTAAAATGAGAGAAATGTCAGCAAGGATGCCTTGTTTGTTACTACATAAAACCAATCAGCTTTCATATTCCCCACCCCCATCCcccaacaaataaataaataaataaaagaaaaataaaaaatcacactGAGTATATGCCAATATCCAACCTAGAGAAACTATGACATCACTAACTGAATAGCAATATGAATTCAAAAACATGTAGACTTGTGGAGACTTATTGTTTTGAGTAGCAATACTCTATTGCATATGGTTTCTCTGTCTAATTTATATGGTGTCACCTCAAAAGGTGAATGAAATTTCCATGTCACAGGTGGTGCAACAAATTAAAACAACTGGAGCCACAGTGATGATGAAAATATTTGGAAAGTGGAAACATTTATatgaaggaagaaggaagcagATTCCACCTATTAAGAGACAACTGGACCCAAGAAGTTATAAATAAAACAATCCAAAAGGTggtcattttttttcaaatactTACTTTAAATAAAGGGACCATATCTTTAAAAGGTGATCCTCATATTGGTATCCCTTTCCCTCAATCTCAAGTATACAATGTCCATGCCTTTTCTTAAGAAAGCAAGGCCCAACATTATTGCATATCccttcaaaataataataataataattgaacaaAAAACAGGGGTAAGATAGCTAGAACCTAGCTAGAATAACTGTGTTCCCAAAACAACAACATACATCAATGGCCAGAAGAGGCAAAGACACAGAGATATAGCTCCAATTTATCTTGAGCAATTTATGGTCTTACAACTAATTACAACATACATGCGTGCGCACACGCACACACAAggatagagagaaagagagagaggagaggaagaaTAAATCTCAAACACTAGCAAGTGTTGAAGCTAAAGAACAGAACAAAGGAGAGGAGAAAGTAAAAATGTAAACCCAGTGAGGGAAAACAAAACTCTTGGCTACATATACACTAAGAGCAAAGCCGTCAACCATCCTTCAGCATGCAATGGAGTTTGACCCAAATTCGGAAGATGACCTTTGCTCAATTTGTGATTTCAGAGTACCGCATCGAAAAGTGGATTTACATGAACTGGTCTCTAGAAGTTTGACGGGCTCTCTATATGCCTCTTCTCTTCATCTTTAACAAGATCGTCCGGAATAAGACAGGTGATGCTATCTGTAGCATCTGCTCCACCACCCTCGGATGGAAAACTGTCCTCTTGCATCACATTAGCCCCATGGTTGTCTGGGGTTCTCAATGGTAACCCATTATCACCCATCATACAGAGATAATGGGGGTTCTCAATGGATTCTGCGCTGCGATGAGGTCGTAAAGCAGAGCTGAATAAGGGTTGCATTAACCGCTTTCTCTCAGTAAATTCCCGCAATGATATTCGACAAACTGGACAAGTGGAATTCTGCTGCAGCCATAAGTCTATGCAGGTCACATGGAATGAGTGTCCACAGTAGGGGAGGATACGCAGAATGTCTTCACCTTGGTACTCCGAGAGGCAGACTGTACACCTGCATATACAGATAAATTAAATATCCATAACCAGGAATAATGACTGAATCCCTTTTTTCAGACATGACGAATTTCATCAGATGGCTGTTCATGTTGTGTATCCTTTAagaattaatgaaaaaaaaaatataaggtgTAACCACCTTTACAACAATAATGTAAATTTCCAATATGGTGAACAAAGTTACCAGATTGGAATAATCTTTTAGCCCATAATTTAAGAGCTAGACACACAACAAGTACTTGATGATGCTAATAATTTTTCACTTATCTCCCATGCTTAAGTTACATTCACCTCTCATTATGAGATTAATGTATTTCTCTCCAACAAAGGGAAAGAAAACCAGTAAACGACTTGTGTGTGGTTGAAAAAGTAGGATAGTATAATGATAAATCTTCCTGTTTTTTGGAGGGTGGGGGAGGTTCATGAAGATAACCATAAAGTAATGTTCACAAAAACTGAACCAAATAAACATAATTATGAACACGAGCAAAATTGAAATCTAAGAGTCCTGAAGTCTTTTGAAATGTCATGAAACAGAAGGTTACAAATGATAAGCAACAATTGAAGTACTGAACAAACTTGTAACACTATGCAGACTCAACAAAGTCGTGAAGGCACCATCTATTACACAGTTTAATTAACTACTAGTTCAAACATTTATGTTTTTAGCAGATAGCTGTTGGTTTAGCTAAATTTGAGATGCAGGCACTACTAAATTTGTACAACAGATAGTGGTTTTCTTACCTAGTTGACTTAATGATAGATACTGCGGTCTAAGAAAATGCAAAACGAGTGGAGAAGGATCACTTATAAACAAAAGAGAATACAAACTGCGCAAATTACAGGGGATTAAGCTAACATGAGTCATGACATGAAACTACAACAATAGATGGACTAACAATGGCAGCAACTAAGCCTTGTGGTCAACTATGTAGATCAAACGACACCAAAGTACCCTCCGATCATAAAATATATCCATCTTTAAACTACTTATATTTTAATCTTTCGATCTAAAGTTTTCATAGGTTTCGCTACCTTTAACTACAGAACTTCCCCCATTTGATCCACTCTTCCTATCTAGAGCCTCAACAAGCCTTCTCTGAACATGATAAGTAATTTACAGAAACAGATAGATGAACATACTGAGAATTTTCTTCAGCAGAAAAGAACTTGTCACTGAACTTCTTTGTTGGAAATTTAGCTACAGCTGTGCGTTCAAGACCATGCCAACCCCGTTCCATCTAAACACATGAAAATGTCCAATTGCTAATAATAAACacaatgcaaataaaaataaccatACCCAGTGCTTCTAAAAACTCAACTACAATAATTCACATAGCTAAGCAAATCCGAACACATCAAAATAAGATTAACCTTAtcttatttgatttcaatttcttCCAATAAATGATGTTGAAAAGTGAACAAAACTAAGAGTAAGAGAATGTGCATCACCATGCTAAGATTGGATCTGGAAGCAATGGGAAAGGATCTCCTTGAAGCATTCAAGTGGATTCGAGCACAGACAAGCCTCGTGCACACGAACACAATGAACATGGTGCTTACCGCAAACCCAATCACAGTCATCACCAAGTTGAGCCCAGAAGATATCATCGCgatcaaagtaaaaaaaaaaaatcaaaacttttcaCTCCCCAAATCGAGAAACGCAGCCCTGAAATTCAGATTccagaaagaaaggaaaaaaaattaagagtgAGGAGAGTGTGAAGCAGAAAGAGGCTTCGACGAGATCAGAGGAATGTGAAGTGGGTAGGGTTTTTGCATGAAGGGAGCTGAGAGGGGAATGGAATCAAGGAATGCGTGAGAATTGGTGGAAGTGTTGGATTTTGTTCGGAGTGAAAGAGTGGgtgtgagagagagaaaaagggaaccCTAGAAGTAGAAGAAGGCATGGTGAGAATGAGAAACAAGAGCTGCATTGCATTGGGATTTGGATTTGGATTGAAGTttaagaagaagatgaagttGATAGATTCAGTTGCTCTTCATTTTTAATgctaacatcatcatcatcatcaccatgcCCAGAATTTTCTTTTAGATCTAACTAAGTCATACTTTGTAGCTTGTAGTCtacttattttatgaattttgctGACAAATCTGTTTGTTAATTTATCTATAAATAAACACATTTAGAATATTGATTTTGGTTTGTGCTAATAGTGATAATCATCGAAAgggaaaaaaaaatgttaaaactgttgtgatatataatatatttttattatgttaaagtttttttatcttaaatttaatactcttgatatatctggaaacaattactTATCATGGATATTGGATGCcgaaattcatcttgattcaatggatcttggagatactatTAAGACTGAAAataaagcatgtcaaaaggacaaaGCCAAAGTTATGATTTTTTTCGTCGTCATATTGACGAAGGATTAAAAAAATGAATATTTCATATTAAAAGATCCTACAGATCCGTGGGAGAACCTTGAAGAAAtgtataatcataaaaaaatagtGATACTTCTTCAAATCCGATATGAGTGGACACACTTGtgtctacaggattttaaatccataaatgagtACAATTCAGCAATGTTTTGAATTATCttacgaatgaaattatgtgaaaAAAAGATAATTGATAATAAAATGTTAGAGAAGACTTtttcgaccttccatgcctcgaatgtgctcctgcaagagcagtatcgagaaaaagaatttaaaaaatattctgagctaatttcttgcattcttgttgctgaacgtaaCAATGAAttgcttttaaaaaatcatgaagcacGCTCAGCTGGCGCCATCTCATTTTCTGAAGCAAATGCTACAAATCATAACTCCAGAAGAGACAAAGGGTAAGactttggtaacaaaaaaatttatggaagaatgaaaaattattttcacaagaaaggatctcaccagaagtgagataaagaaagaaataataggCAAAATAAATTAACATAGGATAAATGTTTCTGTTGTGGTGAAAAATGGGCTAttagtcacgtacctgtcgtactcCAAGGCATCTAGTTGATCTTTATTAAGCATCATTtcatccttgaaaaaggatgacaaaggaaagaaaataaattttgtttcaaaGAATGTTGTTgaaaattacaccactcattatgaagtATCTGATATCTTTGAGGATCCTTGAAAAATTGGTCATTTGGTTAATGATGGAAAAGTTTAATATTTGTGTTCATTAAGTgcttatgtaaataaataatgtaagaaacttcttgttaagttttatctcttatgtctttaaattttaaatatgatatatataaataatgtttaataaaatattaatgtttatgttcaaaaattttaaaatcactaaatgtgtcaagttttataataataataataatttttagtatatgataCTATTTTTATATACAGTGCTACTTAGACAAACAGTTCCAATCAGGAATAcaattttactgtgcatgtacttcaCTCATTTTATGATCtcattattatttgtctttgaagaaaatgacaagaacatataatgaagatgtttgccttgcggatagtgcaagttcgcatacCATTATCAAAAATAGTATAGATTTTACTCATCTTgtaccaaaagaagaatatgttaataccaTTATTGGCTCAGGAAATGTAATAAAAGGTTTCgtaagagctataattttgttttccgGAAGAACAAAATTCATATAAACAATGCACTATTGTCCACtaagtctctaagaaacttgttgaattttaaaaatattcaccgaaatggatatcatattgaaataatgaatgagaaaaatcatgagtacttatataTCACCActcatgattaaaaaaaaaagttatattagaaaagttatccTCACTTTCTTCTgagttatattatactaaaacTAGTACAAATGAATTACATGctattgtaaaccagaagttcactagcccaaatgaattcgtAACTTGGCATGATCGATTGAGTCAACctgaaacactacaagaaaaaggcatGTCGGCAaatttttttcttgccacgctttaaaagcatggccaaaaGGGGTCAATGGCCACGTTTTATGCGGTAGTGATTGATTAAAAGtttggccacactttttcttGCCACACTTCAAAAGCGTGCTGAAAGGGGTCAATGGCTACGCTTTTATAAGGGTGGCGATTAATTAGAGATTTgaccatgttttttttttttgctacgtgatgaatccatatttgatgatgatttttggttgaaattgaatggatttcatcatataaacttgcacttattcccttaaatagcatgcttttgaactttcctcctaatttgtgcttgattatgaaaacatgctcttttgtgcctaatttgattaattttatcccatttgccttccattcgatgccttgatgttgtttgtgagtgatttcagatgtataaggtaggaatgacttgaagagaatggaagaggagcatgcaaagtggaggaagcatgaagaatcaaaggagaagagtacagcaatgtgtgcgtacgcacagacctgcgtgcgtacgcacaaccattAGAGCAGAGCCACGCGTGCGTGTGAGCCGCATCATGCACGTCGCGTGTCCATACAAGCATTGCctagtgtgtgtgcgcacaacctcttgtgcgtacacacaggaagAAATTTTGGcagagtgtgcatgcgcacacgtctgtgcgtacgcacagacgcaCGTGCCTTCATTAAAACTGCACATGACTCACGATTTTGGTGGATtagaggcccatttctgaagccatttagctcataaTGAAGGGAAAA from Arachis ipaensis cultivar K30076 chromosome B09, Araip1.1, whole genome shotgun sequence includes these protein-coding regions:
- the LOC107619123 gene encoding RING-H2 finger protein ATL8 produces the protein MISSGLNLVMTVIGFAVSTMFIVFVCTRLVCARIHLNASRRSFPIASRSNLSMMERGWHGLERTAVAKFPTKKFSDKFFSAEENSQCTVCLSEYQGEDILRILPYCGHSFHVTCIDLWLQQNSTCPVCRISLREFTERKRLMQPLFSSALRPHRSAESIENPHYLCMMGDNGLPLRTPDNHGANVMQEDSFPSEGGGADATDSITCLIPDDLVKDEEKRHIESPSNF